One part of the Arvicanthis niloticus isolate mArvNil1 chromosome 15, mArvNil1.pat.X, whole genome shotgun sequence genome encodes these proteins:
- the Prrt4 gene encoding proline-rich transmembrane protein 4, giving the protein MAGRSCLELGLFFWVLLAVPVGPQPASFVPGAPLNTLTPPPQSEASMLSLNLGLNFKFHLRGPAAVWGSPVTETHPLSPGLGQESEEEEEGNLRTDPLWELLVGSPGNYLPEWGSAEGSFTPWASSLPPESTSPLSGPTKRPTVPFQPRMGSVTWATALTGTAPPTSAPRPHQGELELKFDVALRAGAAPTLGHRSLPLLPSLRASLAEIAGCLGPFGFFGTTVSPLQNFSSQSYPGTRTHPSFASEVSDSPGPFGTTGSLPPPLLERKFSSPSLLASESSASIKTTQVQHDPTVSTSGPDELSPASFGNPSAQPGCEPGSCSEPALPDDLGQPPASPLPLFFLTLEADWAEARARWGLAWEAHVYGAGALFGLVALLALLALALLPWRCPPGAPCLALLDLLLLSAGTTRAFPLFYDAYGHRDRLPTLAWLLLQDLPLPCLAAGLGLACLLLARPRTPRCPAGLAALLLLGLGLAAAAALGSALHRPLRPLRLASRGLHAFLAAFLSGLLLALSCWGGRRRRAGAPLGGSGFKGATPVPQVRSPFAPRESWRRAARTAPVAGTFGLLSGALQGYQVLHALGYGGQAGLEGPWPWWAFQLGLRLGEVGVALPLALLGLYPALCSPRVPRRCWAKLFRLSPGHAAPLLSGGWVPGIRDKEPLGSAIARGDAELLQLCALAGPGPDLLLQGGGGCRGLEGAGANPTQSPASSPSSDCTVDFRPPSPINLRRSIEEALCSEALLAPGLFQGPAFGVALPGLGLYRSISLGNKKEAGPSEKTEKVPGSPAPPELPSPGAWPAGSSASSGSLCGLSRDSSSMLLCSSPDRPPRCPLVCVLSPPRPSGSSPSLPASGSYQALSPPSRDSPEHASELQAEEALLQEQFLDACRQIDELSMGSDTIDL; this is encoded by the exons ATGGCAGGCCGCAGCTGCCTGGAGCTGGGGCTGTTCTTCTGGGTCCTGCTTGCTGTACCTGTGGGCCCGCAGCCTGCTTCCTTTGTACCAGGTGCCCCTCTTAATACTCTGACCCCACCACCTCAGAGTGAGGCCTCTATGCTATCTCTCAACCTGGGACTAAACTTCAAATTCCATCTCCGGGGACCTGCTGCTGTCTGGGGAAGCCCTGTTACCGAGAcccatcctctctctcctggACTAGGCCAGGagtctgaggaagaggaggaaggcaaTCTGAGGACTGATCCCCTTTGGGAACTGCTGGTGGGGTCCCCTGGGAACTACCTCCCAGAGTGGGGCTCTGCCGAAGGTAGCTTTACACCCTGGGCTtcttctttgcctcctgagtccacatctcctctctcagggccCACCAAGCGGCCCACTGTTCCCTTTCAACCTAGGATGGGCAGTGTGACCTGGGCCACTGCTCTGACAGGGACAGCGCCTCCAACCAGTGCTCCCAGGCCTCATCAGGGTGAGCTTGAGCTTAAGTTTGATGTGGCTTTGAGAGCCGGTGCTGCCCCCACTCTTGGTCATCGGTCACTACCCCTGCTGCCCAGCCTGCGGGCCAGCCTGGCAGAGATTGCTGGGTGCCTGGGACCTTTCG GGTTCTTTGGTACTACCGTGTCCCCACTCCAGAACTTCTCAAGCCAGAGTTACCCAGGCACAAGGACACATCCAAGTTTTGCTTCTGAAGTGTCAGATTCTCCCG GGCCCTTTGGTACCACTGGGTCACTTCCTCCACCTCTCCTGGAGAGGAAGTTCTCAAGCCCCAGCCTGTTGGCTTCTGAGAGCTCTGCCTCAATCAAGACAACGCAGGTGCAACACG ACCCCACCGTCTCCACTTCTGGCCCAGACGAACTCTCTCCTGCCAGCTTCGGGAATCCTTCGGCACAGCCTGGATGTGAGCCAGGCTCTTGTAGTGAGCCAGCGTTGCCCGACGACCTGGGGCAGCCGCCTGCCTCCCCgctgcctctcttcttcctgacccTGGAGGCCGACTGGGCAGAGGCTAGGGCTCGCTGGGGCCTGGCCTGGGAGGCCCATGTATATGGAGCAGGAGCGCTCTTCGGCCTGGTGGCTCTGCTGGCTCTGTTGGCTTTGGCCCTCTTGCCTTGGCGTTGTCCGCCCGGCGCCCCCTGCCTGGCGTTGCTGGATCTGCTGCTGCTCTCGGCAGGGACCACTCGGGCCTTCCCGCTCTTCTACGACGCCTACGGGCATCGCGATCGGCTGCCGACCCTCGCCTGGCTGCTGCTGCAGGACCTTCCGCTGCCCTGCCTAGCCGCAGGTCTGGGGCTGGCTTGCCTGTTGCTGGCCCGGCCGCGCACTCCGAGGTGCCCCGCCGGCTTGGCGGCGCTGCTGCtactggggctggggctggcgGCGGCGGCCGCCCTGGGGAGCGCGTTGCACCGCCCGCTGCGGCCGCTGCGGCTCGCCTCCCGCGGGCTGCATGCCTTCCTCGCTGCCTTCCTGTCGGGGCTCCTGCTGGCGCTCTCTTGTTGGGGCGGCCGGCGGCGGAGGGCCGGAGCACCCTTGGGAGGGTCTGGCTTTAAGGGTGCTACTCCGGTCCCGCAAGTGCGCAGCCCCTTCGCCCCGCGGGAGTCCTGGAGGCGAGCGGCGCGCACAGCCCCGGTGGCCGGGACCTTTGGGCTGCTGAGCGGAGCCCTGCAGGGCTACCAGGTGCTTCACGCCCTGGGCTACGGAGGCCAAGCAGGCTTGGAGGGCCCCTGGCCCTGGTGGGCTTTCCAGCTAGGTCTGCGTCTGGGCGAGGTGGGCGTCGCGCTCCCGTTAGCGCTGCTTGGCCTCTACCCCGCGCTCTGCAGCCCGCGTGTGCCGCGGCGCTGCTGGGCCAAGCTCTTCCGATTGTCTCCGGGACACGCTGCCCCGCTGCTGTCAGGAGGTTGGGTCCCCGGGATCCGGGACAAGGAGCCCCTGGGTAGCGCGATCGCTCGTGGGGACGCGGAGCTGCTGCAGCTGTGCGCCCTAGCAGGCCCAGGTCCCGATCTCCTTCTCCAAGGTGGAGGCGGCTGCCGGGGACTCGAAGGTGCCGGGGCCAACCCAACGCAGTCACCAGCCTCCTCCCCTAGCAGCGATTGCACTGTGGACTTCCGCCCGCCCTCACCCATCAACCTGCGGCGCAGCATCGAGGAAGCCCTCTGCAGCGAGGCGCTGCTGGCCCCTGGTCTCTTTCAGGGCCCCGCCTTTGGGGTAGCCCTGCCTGGGCTCGGTCTCTACCGCAGCATCTCATTGGGGAACAAGAAAGAGGCAGGACCCAGTGAGAAGACCGAGAAGGTCCCTGGATCCCCAGCACCTCCTGAGCTCCCCTCTCCCGGGGCCTGGCCTGCCGGCAGCAGCGCCTCATCTGGCTCTCTATGTGGACTCTCACGGGACAGCTCGTCCATGCTTCTGTGTTCCAGCCCCGACAGGCCCCCGCGCTGTCCGTTAGTCTGCGTCCTCAGTCCCCCGCGGCCCTCAGGAAGCagccccagcctcccagcctcagGATCCTACCAGGCCCTATCCCCACCCTCCCGTGACTCCCCGGAACATGCTTCTGAACTGCAGGCTGAGGAGGCATTGCTGCAAGAGCAATTCCTGGATGCCTGCCGACAGATTGATGAGCTGAGCATGGGCAGCGACACCATAGACCTGTGA